The sequence below is a genomic window from Rhodospirillales bacterium.
CGAATACGGCGTCGCCGCGTTCAAGTTCAAGGACGGCATCTATTCGTCGACCTTCTATCTCGCCACCGGATTCCACGGCGCCCACGTCATCATCGGCACCTGCTTTCTGATCGTGTGCCTGTTCCGCGCGGCGAAGGGTCACTTCAAGCCAGAAAAGCATGTCGGCTTCGAAGCTGCCGCCTGGTACTGGCACTTCGTCGACGTGGTCTGGCTGTTCTTGTTCGCATGGGTCTACTGGTGGGGCACCGCCGGCTACAAGGGTCCGTTCTGAACCGGGAGACCCTATGACGCAGACGGCGGGCGCGAGCGATCTTCCGGCGACCATCCGCCTCGTCTCCGTCGATGCCTCGGGGCGCTGGCTGGCCGCCGGCTGGATGGACGTCCGCCGCGCGCCGGGGGTCAGTCTCGGATATGGTGCCGTGTTCGCGGTCGTGAGCCTGGCGCTCACGGGCGGTCTTCTCTTCCTCGGTCTCGGCTCGCTGATCCTGCCGCTCGCGGGCGGGTTCGTGCTGATGGCGCCGCTGCTGGCGATCGGATTCTACGACATCAGCCGCCGGCTCGAATCCGGCGAACGGCCCTCGGCCGGCGCGGTCGCGCGCGCAAGCTCGGCCGGGTTCGCCCAGGTCGGCGCGATGGGCGCGGTTCTGATGTTGGTATTCCTGGTTTGGACGTTGCTGGCGCTGGTGCTGTTCGTCCTGTTCTACGGGCAAAGCCCGCCGCCGCTCGACCGGTTCGTCGAGGAGATCTTGTTTTCGGTGCGGGGAGGGCTCTTCCTCGCCCTCGGCACGGCGGTGGGGGCGGTGATCGCCACGCTCGCGTTCACCATCAGCGCATTCTCGTTTCCGATGCTTCTCGACCGGCCGGTCGACGTCGTCACCGCGATCCTGGTCAGCGCCCGGGCGGTGCGGGCCAACTGGCGGGTGATGTTCGGTTGGGCGGCGCTGATCGTGCTGCTGACCGGGGTCGGATTCGTGACCCTGTTTCTCGGCTTGGCGGTGGTGATGCCGCTGCTTGGCCATGCGTCCTGGCACGCCTATCGGGACGTGATCGAGCCGCGTTAACCCTAATCGATCCCGGTTTGGCGGTCGCCCGTCGTTTGGCGTATCCTGTCTTCGGGACGGGACCGTATGAACGAGAACGCGCGCACAGTGGAAAAAA
It includes:
- a CDS encoding DUF2189 domain-containing protein; translation: MTQTAGASDLPATIRLVSVDASGRWLAAGWMDVRRAPGVSLGYGAVFAVVSLALTGGLLFLGLGSLILPLAGGFVLMAPLLAIGFYDISRRLESGERPSAGAVARASSAGFAQVGAMGAVLMLVFLVWTLLALVLFVLFYGQSPPPLDRFVEEILFSVRGGLFLALGTAVGAVIATLAFTISAFSFPMLLDRPVDVVTAILVSARAVRANWRVMFGWAALIVLLTGVGFVTLFLGLAVVMPLLGHASWHAYRDVIEPR